A genomic window from Mustelus asterias unplaced genomic scaffold, sMusAst1.hap1.1 HAP1_SCAFFOLD_532, whole genome shotgun sequence includes:
- the LOC144486957 gene encoding putative G-protein coupled receptor 139, with the protein NLATIAILAFRKCGLSKSVTRYLLAMATADLLLIIIDLILRHIPIVYWEHFYFLWSMRVCNIHAVLLYASTDCSVWFTVTFTFDRCVAICCQKLKNQYCTEKMAAGVLATVVVLSCFKNIFWYFMLSDEYFMRNKPWFCLVTFSVQTSPVWIIVEFLHHILTPCLPFVLIFLINVVTIRHIIVNSRARRRLRAANTGDSSKDPEIDSRRKSIILLFVISLNFIVLWAAIMVFSVCRRMYYLMDNYVLISDVVQEMGFMLQLLGCCTNTCIYAVTQTMFREQLKIVLKYPFISVVQCIQSYKELNH; encoded by the coding sequence CGAACTTAGCTACGATTGCGATCTTAGCCTTTCgaaaatgtggtctctccaaatctgTCACACGCTACCTGctggccatggcaacagcagatctaCTCCTTATTATTATCGATTTGATATTAagacacattccaattgtttACTGGGAACATTTTTACTTTCTGTGGTCCATGcgtgtgtgtaatatccatgcAGTTCTCCTGTATGCATCAACTGACTGTTCTGTTTGGTTTACTgtgactttcacctttgatcgttgTGTTgctatttgttgccagaagctgaaaaatcAATATTGTACAGAGAAAATGGCTGCTGGGGTTCTGGCAACTGTTGTTGTGCTGAGCTGTttcaagaacatcttctggtattttatgttgtcCGACGAATACTTTATGAGGAACAAACCATGGTTCTGTTTGGTAACATTCAGTGTTCAGACGTCTCCAGTTTGGATAATTGTCGAGTTTCTGCATCACATTCTAACCCCATGCTtaccatttgtcctgattttctTGATCAATGTTGTCACCATCAGGcacattatagtgaatagcagagcCCGTAGAAGACTTCGAGCTGCAAACACCGGGGATAGTTCCAAAGACCCAGAGATAGATAGTCGACGGAAATCTATAatcttactgtttgttatctctttGAATTTCATTGTGTTGTGGGCTGCTATAATGGTGTTTTCTGTATGCAGGCGGATGTATTATCTAATGGATAATTATGTACTGATAAGTGATGTTGTGCAGGAAATGGGCTTCATGTTGCAGCTGCtgggttgctgcacaaacacttgcatCTATGCTGTGACCCAGACTATGTTCAGAGAACAATTGAAAATTGTGCTCAAATATCCGTTTATTTCTGTTGTTCAATGCATTCAAAGTTATAAAGAACTGAATCACTGA